A region of the Litchfieldia alkalitelluris genome:
AAAGAAGATATAATCAAATTTTTCCCTTAATAAAGCTTGACTTGCCTCCACTCCCCCTTGAATAACCGATATGTATTCTTTCGGAAAAGAGTCAGAAATTAGTTTTCCGAGAAGTTTTGAAGTTTGCGGCGTGAGCTCCGATGGTTTGAGGATCGCACAGTTTCCTGCAGCTATCGCTCCAATTAATGGTGCAATAGCTAACTGAAAAGGATAATTCCAAGGGGCAATGATTAAAACAACTCCATAAGGTTCTGGATAAATATAGCTTTTTGAACCAAATTGGGCCAAAGAAGATTTAATCCTTCGTGGTTGAGCCCATTTTTTAAGGTGTTTCATTGTAAAACGAATTTCTTCCAACAAAATCCCAATTTCTGTTACATAAGCATCAAAGTTTGATTTATTTAAATCCTCTTTTAATGCACTCATTAGGGCTTTCTCATTACTAATAATCAGATGCTTTAGGGTTTTTAGAGCTTTCATGCGGAACTGTACACTTTTAGTTGCTCCTTGGGAGAAATAGTCCTGTTGTTTCCTTTTTAACTCCTGGATGTGATCCATTTCATGCACCACCAATCATCTTCAATTTTCCCCTTAGTTTAACAATACAAGTTGTTAAATGCTAATACTTATTCCGCTCTGGGATTTTTGCTTTCTGTGCCAACGATATCCCCGAGTGGTCGGAGAGATAGAAACTTAGCTATTTTACCCCAAATAAAAACCTACACCATTTTAATCTTAAAACAATAAAATGACTGATTAAAATAGTTAAAGTAGCTGAAAAAACAACAAGTATACTATACTTTCCAATTACATGTATGTGAGAATTCCTAAGTAAATAAGCAATTGCAACGATGATAGGCTGGTGTAAAATGTAAAACGGCATTAGTAACTTACTGGCAATCGCTAGTCCTTCTGTTTGATGGTTTAAGTGAACAAAGCCTATATACATAAGTGAAAGTAACAAATACCAACAGCACAACGCTTTTAATAGACCAAAATAAATGTATTCATTTGTAGAAAATAAAGGATATCCGAAATAATAATACCAAACTAAAAAACCAATAATGGTTATAGCAGATAAAAACAAAAAGGTCTTTCCATATTCCCTTATTCCATCCTGAACCTCTTTTTTTGTAAACAAAGTAAATCCATAAATGAACAGAGTTAAATAGATCAATAAATTCCATCCACCAAAATCAGTAAGACAAATTGAAGAAGGATCTAGCAATATTGTAAAAGTAGGATTGGAATTGCATAAAGATGAAGCTTTAGCAAACTAACTTTTTTTGATGATAGGTTAAGTACTTTTAACCTTTTAAATAACGGTATGGTTATTAATGAAAAAATGAATAAGATTAATACGTACCACAAGTGTAGTCCCATCCAAGCAAAGTTACCGTTAATCCCATAAAACCCACTAAAATAACTTGGAAGAAAATCAATAAATGTTCCCTCAAATTCACCATGCGTGAAACGTTCAATGTAAACTTGATGAGGTGATAAAATCAAAGCGCCAAAAGCTAATGGAATAAACAACCTAGCAAATCTTTCTTGTACATATTTACCTATTGATCTTTTTCCAAAAGAATAGTAAACCGCAAATCCAGAGATTAAGAAAAATAAAGGCATGATCCATAACCCAAATAAGTAACTATAAAGATCAAAAAAAATTGTGACTTCTGGATTTTTCACATGCCATCCCCATGTATTAAAAAACATTGCACAATGAAATAATAAAACACCCATCATTGCTATTACGCGTAACCTATCCATCCCATATTGTCGTTCTACCAAATGAATCAGTCCACCATTCCCTGTATGTTAAATGTAAATTAAAGATCACTACTAAAAGATTGGGAGTTTTTCAGATTAATCTTTTTCCTCCGGAACAACACTAAGGCACTAATCACATAAATGAATGATGCCAAATAAAAGATACTACCAATGGTTATAAAATCCACTAGATATCCAGTTAAAATGATGGCGATGGCAGCTCCGACAGAAGTCCATAAATGATAGGTTCCAATTTCCTGCCCTGCACTCTTTTTTTCAACTGATCGCGCCAAAGAAGTTTTCTCCGTATTCTTCTGGACAGCACCCAAAAATCCCATGAGCACTTGTAACATATAAATCTGCCAAACTTCCGTAACAATTGGGAAAAACAATAATAAACATGCCATGGACCAGCAATAGATTTGAAGTAAGGTTTGATCTCCCAGTTTATCAGAAAATCGACCAATCAATGGATAAGATAGTGCAGCAGTTAATGCAAAAAGCCCATACGCCCACCCAAACTGTGAGTAACTATCTCCTACATTTCTTAGTAACAGCACATAGAATGGAAAAATCATAGAACTCGCCATCATGATTAATCCTTGTGAAAGCATAAAACGTCTAAATGTCATTGTTTATACTCCTCATAAAATAAATTCATAAATAATTGATTAGGGTCATATTGCTTTTTTAATTGAAAGAACTCATTGATTCTTGGATAGGCTTCCTTCAATTGTTCATCTGTTGGGTATGGATAATAAGGCAAATAATAACTACCTCCATGTTTCAAGGTAACATCAATCATTTTCCGAATTACCTCCCCCGTTTTATGAATTTCTTGTTCTGATTTGCCTTGATTTATTAATAAGACTAAAGCAAACATGTCATCTTTTGCATACGACAATACTGCATGTTCATTCTGTTCTACATACCTTAGTGTAATATTTATTAAATTGAAGTCTTCATTTTTTAATACTTCTCTAAGGTCATCGATATATGCTGCGAAATGCTCAACCGGTACAAAGTATTCCTGAAGTGTTTCGGTTTTCTTACTATGCTCGTATTCCATGAACGTACTTTGAGATCTCATCACATTGTTACGCGTTTCAAGTGAACCATTTAGCCTCTCCATATACATCTGTTGGGTATCCCAAAAGACGTTCTTACCCCAATCACTATACCTAGATAGGCCTAACAAAAATTTAGGAAGAGCAATAACGTCATCTCCTTTTAACTCACTATATTCGGGTGATTGAGACTGATTTTCTGCTAAAAGGTAATCTGTAACATACATTTCTCGTAAAAATGTGTCAGGGGCAACAGATATTCTTCCGAGATGCATTTTAACAACATGACTATCAGCTATTTCATTATAAAAATAATCCGTGTACTCTTTATAATCAATTGTTTTAGTTCTAATCTC
Encoded here:
- a CDS encoding acyltransferase family protein — translated: MVERQYGMDRLRVIAMMGVLLFHCAMFFNTWGWHVKNPEVTIFFDLYSYLFGLWIMPLFFLISGFAVYYSFGKRSIGKYVQERFARLFIPLAFGALILSPHQVYIERFTHGEFEGTFIDFLPSYFSGFYGINGNFAWMGLHLWYVLILFIFSLITIPLFKRLKVLNLSSKKVSLLKLHLYAIPILLLQYC
- a CDS encoding FAD-binding oxidoreductase codes for the protein MKWLASILIFYLILFGFSLQTYQTQTSNPVVTDAAKLLPTRIKEIKPSTPATNLQAIITDANLNGDKISIAGMQHSQGGHTYYPNGIMLDMRGYNKILNFNPKEKTITVQSGVTWGDIQEKINPYGLAIKVMQSQNIFTVGGSISVNAHGRDIRNGSLIDTIQSMRLMKADGSIVTISKNEHPELFSLVVGGYGLFGVILDITLELTDDELYEIRTKTIDYKEYTDYFYNEIADSHVVKMHLGRISVAPDTFLREMYVTDYLLAENQSQSPEYSELKGDDVIALPKFLLGLSRYSDWGKNVFWDTQQMYMERLNGSLETRNNVMRSQSTFMEYEHSKKTETLQEYFVPVEHFAAYIDDLREVLKNEDFNLINITLRYVEQNEHAVLSYAKDDMFALVLLINQGKSEQEIHKTGEVIRKMIDVTLKHGGSYYLPYYPYPTDEQLKEAYPRINEFFQLKKQYDPNQLFMNLFYEEYKQ
- a CDS encoding MFS transporter is translated as MTFRRFMLSQGLIMMASSMIFPFYVLLLRNVGDSYSQFGWAYGLFALTAALSYPLIGRFSDKLGDQTLLQIYCWSMACLLLFFPIVTEVWQIYMLQVLMGFLGAVQKNTEKTSLARSVEKKSAGQEIGTYHLWTSVGAAIAIILTGYLVDFITIGSIFYLASFIYVISALVLFRRKKINLKNSQSFSSDL